The genomic stretch TAGTCATCCAGAAGATTtttccaacttccaagagaagaaaacgtgaataattaaaGAAAGAATAATTGGAAGGAAACTTGACATGCGTGAAATCGTTTGGCTTTTAGACTTTGAAATATCATAGAAGAGGAAGAATTAGCATAACCAATATAAAAGTTGAAAACCTTTTTTaaacaaaacataaaaagaatttcatctaaagaaatcagagaagaggaagaatcataATGAGTACTTCTGCTGAAACTTCATCCAAAGAAATCAGAGAAAATGAGGAACCAAAATACAAAATGAGTATTTCATTCAATGTTGAGAGAACATAAGTTGTTGTGGTTGTAGAGGTCCAAGTCATTGAAAGAGGCCATGCTACCGAACCTTTGACACCTAGGAGGACTCTCAAGAAGaggagatcaagaagaagaagaagggttaAAAGGTGAGTCATCAtcgattctgatgatgatgatgatgatgatgatgataatgatgaagtAGATTATACTTGGTCAAACTTTCTCCCATCCAAAGGATttagatatgattaataaaaaaatgacctttttgtaaatttatttaatgaaaattttattCTATGGTTTCTTATTTCTTAGCTTAAGGTTACATCTAATCTAGGACTTTCTTATATAATTAAAAGGTTTCTTTTATGATTAATCTATGAGCTTTCATCCTATGCTACTAAACCTGAATAAAATCAAAACACAGTTACAATTTAATAGTTGTCATTAAGGTTCCTTTAACAGTTGTCTCTTGGTGTCTGTTGCCATTTACTTCCTTTAACAACACCAAAATCAAACAACCTAATAATGAGTTTGTAACTACACACAGTTATTGTCACAAAATCTGAATAAGAACAACCCAATACACATCACAATGTCATTATGTTAAAAAAGAAACCCTAGCGAAGAATTTTCAAAAAGCAGTACCATTACCACAGCGAGAGAGAACAAGAAATAAACAACAAACACATAATGGTAACGTACAATAAGTCGAAGAGGATAAATATTTTATTGTCGTCGTCTCGTTTGCTAGGGAGTCCTTTCGTGTTATGAACGAAAAAAATTGTATGTTATGTTTTTATTAAGTGAAAAGTATTTCACAACGGTTGCAAGAAACAACTGTAGTGAAGGGTtaagataaaaaagaaaagtCGCGCATTTACGTTGAAGGAATAAAATTTTTTAGAGCTCTGAGGTTCGAACCTATAAAACCTTGATTGTATCACCACAGTGCGATCATCAACCGTTATTATATCCtaacaatttttaattaaaaaataaaaaatattagcgtCTGAGTTTAGAGATGTCACCACGGTGTTTGGAGGAACCGTGATGACTTGGGCGTTGTTGTATGTGCATTTTGTAGTAGTGTTAGCTATCAACTATCAACTATCAGTCATTGACTACCAGCTATCAGCGCTGATAGCTAGCTATCAGTTAATTTTTCCAAATAGAATCATAATTCCGCTTTGATTATTCTTATGGGCCGCAACTATACTAGTGCAAGTTCGTTGATGAAGCAAGTCACCATTCATGGCGACTCCTTTTTTcatattatttagtttattaaagtGTCTTCAAAAAGTGAGCCATCCTCGAAAATTCATAGAAATTTTTCAATCAAAACTTGAAACTAGGATTTCAATAATAAATATGAAAAGAACACTAagaactattttaaaaaaattaaaataaaggataatattttttatttgattgatAATAAATATTTCAGTGagattatattatataattttttaatagataATAAACTAAAAGACTCAAATACTAATAAAAATTCATTGAATAATAATCCATAAAAATTAATAGTGTAAGTTctaaattaacttaaattaaataatataattctatcaaaattattaagattttatttcccttccttCCACTACTTTATGATTgtgtatttaaatatttaacttctTCCTCTATGACTCCTTGTTTCAGATGTTTTAAAACAATAATCATGTCACACACAGATATAATATCATAGAATAGTTATTAAAGGAGAATCTGAAATTGTTCAACAAGCACTTTAAAGAGATGTATATGGTTTAATCCACTTggtctatttataataaaatgatgAGAGAAGAAATAATAACAACTGTGAGAAATATATTGCTGCAAGAAAGGTGTTTGATtaaatggcaaaaaaaagtttggttTTGTAAAAGATTTAGAGAccaataaaattgattaattaaaaatgTTATTTCACTTGACATATAGGTCGGCTTTCACATTAGTGCTACATAGATTAACTCATTGTATTCGACTAATAGATtagaccaaaaaaaaaaaaggataaacgTAATATGTCTTAAATAGTTTAGGATCCAAAtagtttgttttaaaattatgttACCAAAATGAGTAACATGATTCGTACGTTTTACTTGAGATTCTTGTAATCGAGAAAATTCTTAAGTtaacattgtcataccccaaatttgtcctacctttAATTATCTGGTTTACATTCATGTTTCATATAGGTCattcaactcatgcattcatatcatggttaccAATCGAAGACTGGAAAGAAAGAGCCTTTATGGCAAAGAACTCCTGATTAAATATGAGGATCTGAGGTCTGGTCTCGTGGCACTATCCTTCTGAGGGCACTCTTGAATCAGCGGTTTTCCCACCTacaagtcaaggcattggttgggAAGTACAAGCTTGATGCTCATCTGattattctgaattagggtttctttgaccaaagtcaaccagttgactttctggtcaacatttaatcaagaACGAATCTTATGAGTGAGAAGCTTTCATATTGACCATGTAGGACACATTCGTTTGACTGGATCTGACTGGAGaaaatttaatcgggaatttcatcaataatcagagaaaatcagaacagttgacttttgggtcaaaatcagaagaattattcaaatattgacttttggtggaaaaccgGTCAAATAAAGTCAAGGaaatgagaaaaatcaagaaataatcaaaactgccaaatttggaaagttagttgaaatgggaacttgccaaaagaggaaagttctacacttaaagaatttttgagtgaatttccaattggctgggcagctgacttcaggttcgattatcatgttgaaaacgacagaattttaagacaagctcaatatcaaaagtgttcaaatcatagccctctacaattctctagttgggagtttttccatttgaagcttgattCAAGAGTTATGTTGGTTTGAAGTTAGAAGGAACACATTTGTTCAAGTCATACAGCTAGGCAAGAAATGCTGGGCAGCGCAGTCATTTTGACAAACACGTGGCGTGTCATATTTGAAGTTTATTCAAGAGCAATACAAGAGTCCATTGATCACAAACTTGACAACCATCAATTCTCCTCCATGCTCTTTACACAATAAGACAAGAATCAATCCATTTGGGGAAGTATTGAATCAATTGTGAAGCTCGAAAGTGATGACCTTGCCAAGGCAAGCATTGCCAAGAACTTGGGGCCAGAGACAAGGGCAGAGGCGAGGCATATGATCGAACACATAGTGGGCCAGTTTCAAATCCAATGCTAGAGAGATACGAGCATTGTATGGAGGCAAGTCTAGCACGAATCTCTTTAGCTCCACGCCCTCTTCACATTGATCACAAGATTGAGGCAAATGGTACGTTGTGACTCGATATAGAGATGCTTAAAGATGACACCCCATACTAGTGATAGATACGCATGGGATTAGCCAGTCCATGGTTGTTCTTGCAAGAGAGCATCACCCAAAGGCTGCAACTTGCAGGGAGTCCCACGCTTTGCCTTGTTTAGCCATGCACATGCTGCGTTTGAAAAAGGCACGTGAGAATCTACCACAAACATGTACACTTGCTTACTAATTTGAAGAGAAAATGCTAACCTACAGCAACACACCATAAGAACCGTGCACCTCATACACCATATATAAACTAAAACTCTTCACAACTCACAGTAGACACTTGATTTCTCTTTCTCCACTCTCCTCTCAATCTTTCCTTCTCTCTCTCGGTTCTCTCTTCCCACCCTACTTCAAAGTTTGTTGCTAAATTGTAACAAACTTCAACCACCATAACCACCCTCAACCACCATGAACAACCTCTAACAAACTCCGATCAGCACCTCCATTCTCTTTCAGCCACCACCTCTATCTCCATCACCTATCTCCTTCGATCACCATAGTCACCTCAACGCAAACGTAATAATGCTCATCATCACAATGCTACGATTCGGAGTTTAACAATCATCATCTCAGTCACTTCTTTCGCGAGAGCTCGAGCATTGAAGGCTGAGTTTATTTCTCGGTGGTGTGAAGTATTCCATGCGCATTCAGATCTACAACGCGGAGAGCTGAAGGTTTCAGAAGATCGTGATCCAAGATTCGTAGCAAGTAAGTTTCTGAACCTGTTCGCATCGTAGATGATATGCCATAGGTTCATACACATGAGTATTAAACTTTGAATTCTTGATGTTTGATTTCTGTTTGTGATGAAACGATTGGTGTTTGATAGCTTAAACTGCATATTCAAGTTCTAGATGACATGAGAGTCGTTTTGGTGCAAGACTTGTGCGTTTTAATGAAGTTTCAACATGTTAGGGCTTTATAATATGCCTCGGTCTAGAGAATAAGGATAGAATTAGAAGAATCTAAGGGTAGATCCATGATCGGCATGAGATTCTGATTCGAAAGGTGCCTGCTTTTTTTGTTTCTGGAAAATTACTTACAGCTCCGCCGCTGCTGTcatcggagaagatgaccggagcttGGCTCCGGCGTCTGCTTGTTTGCTTTGAGTTTCCCCTGGAGCTTACGTGTCATCACGTTAATGGCTAAGGCTCCCATTTTATTTCATTTCCATCTTTTATTCAATGATTGACGAGTGTGTTGTTCAATTCTGATTGGTCCATGAATGCATTTTGTCTTATGTGACTTAAACTCCACCTTGACCAGTTGATGCATGTGTGTATATTTGTTCACGTTATGTTTTAATCACTAAATAACAAAgtgcaataataaataaaaatgaatggaATGCTGATGTTAGTGATTGGGCCACGTTTTGCTTCAAGATCATTGGGCCTGAGTTCTTTTCAGCATCACACACCCTTTTCACCAACACACCACCTGCTATTGGACTGGGCTTTAGCGCGCCCATGCTCTTGCCACCCCCTGTTTCTGGCCCTGTTCTACCTTTACATAATTTTAATTCATTCGAAAATGCTAATGCACCCCCTGGTAGCTTAGTTCTAGTTtccatttaatttttttgttttcttttatttttgcttCTTAAGCCTTttttaaaccaaataaaaaaatgcataaaatcaatgtTAGATTTTAGGTTCACTTCACAATAGTTTTTTCCTTTTTACTTTCTAGTTGATAAAAACATGATAAGACCTTTaataattttgttagatttttaggtgatcatTGACATCAAaagactcataaaaatagtagtattttagattaatttttgaATAGTTTCCTTTATCCTTTTATCTCATTTACATGTCAATTTTGGTGTAATTCTTATGTGACTTTGTTActtgttttggccatatttttggcctactttgttaataccacttgtatgcttcttttagaatctatcccatgttaacattaggatttagactcgtatagacaacttagactagaatttaagATTAGTTCCctgtttcattctttttcttttcaacatttaaaacttaataaaaggaagatgcgaatcacattaagaaagtgatagagaaatgagtgggattcattccctaatctgtttctcaatcacttagtggcatagaaacgagtgggatttattccctaatctgtttctcggtcactacctaatgggagagaaatgagtgggattcattccctaatctgcttctcgatcattatacatttttatgtgattcgaatcgcaaacaaattccccttaaaaaatacacaaccaaaaacacttaaaacacctaacaatggttcagactaaagcaaagtagagaaagtggtgagtggcccggtattgggaactgttcaccactcatctaccctaaaagacaccaaccaatcatttctttttcttttgcctcgttggcatttaagggcaccgttatctccgctccattgcatcctaggctgtccccttatgcaagagcgcgagcgttaactccgcccaactaaaaaacacaaaaacaaacaaaaaatctttagccgagctacggtaactctgaatcctgaaaaggatacgtaggcagcggggtagggcccgtgcgagtacaattctttattttccctacattttgcattcatccAAATTTTAATGTGTTATGTATTGTATTTCATGCGATTAAATGTCGTTGTTTTACGTAGTTAACGTGGCATCCCTTTTATATGTTGGAATTTTTGTAACTCTGATTTTTATAATATTCAccaggtagaaatggggtgttacacaacctCATAAGTATGAACCGCGCATTGTGACTCAAAAGATCACTGATAATGCTTATATGGTAGCTCTCCCGAATTTCATGAATATATCCATTACTTTCAATGTTACTGATATTCGTGAATATCAAGTAGATGAGGCTCTTTCTTAAGAAGGGAACATGGGGTCGAGTTCTTCAGAGGGGGAAGAGACTGATTTAGGAAGATTTTTTAAGTCATCCGAGTTTATTTCAGGcccaaaaacaatattttaatattttttgcaattttttattttatttttgttttggattaaaaaaatctattagagtttcttttttgtttttttattataagccaaTTAGGGTTTCTTTTCTTCTATCTTTTTCGGTTTGAGTCAAAGATCATAATTTGatataataaaattttgtatttttttatctcGTGGATTCTAGAGTTTATCTAACAAGTTTTATGCTTGCAATCCTGTATTCTCGTTCTATATTTAGCGTTCGCTAATCCCTAATATTTTCAACTGTGTCAATTATATATATTCATGAAATCTTGAAATGGTTTTGTGTATACATTTCTTCTAAAATTAATCGAAACTCCAGTATGAAATCTTGAAATGGTTTTGTGTATACATTTCTTCTAAAATTAATCGAAACTCTAGTATGAATGGTCAAATATAATTTGAGGTAAGAGGCAAGTATACAGAGAAAAATGAAAACAATAATATTTGCTTCTTATTAATAAATTGGTAATTAAGTAGTTCAGATAGTTCATGAtacatacaaaataaaaaaacaattcaagTCTCACAACAAAGACACAATAATTAAAGAAAGAAAACAGTGAAAAATATGTTATAAACAAACACATAAGCAGTAAAAAGAGCACTTGACCTATCATAGGTCTTATTTAGAATATTGAACATACTATAAAAAGCACGACTGATAAGGCTTCGCTATTGATTATAGTATGTGTGACCCGTGAAATGAAATCAAATTACTAGCTAGGTAAGAACCTAGTAAGTAATCACTCTTTAGTAAGGAGTTCTTGAAGCTGTCTCTCAAGTGAATATGCGGGGGCAGAGGCATTAGCATCCAAAACAAAAACTCCAGCTAGTGATGCACGGCTAAGGAGGTATTTACATCCGTCAACAATTAAACCTTGTGATTCAGATGGAATACCTGTATAGGTGCTGACTCCTGCCAAGAGTTTAAACTCCGTATCATAATCAGTAACTAGTTTCTTAAAAAGACTTACAAACTCATCCCTTGAGGAAAAATACTGATTGTAGAACTTGTAGTCAATCCAGTCAATATTGTCTTTGTTGACTAGATACAGTTTGAGGTAGTGGGGTTGGAGTAACTCTGTTGGAGCAATGGACACTATTTTCATGGATTTGGAAACATCCGGATCTTCCTTGAGTTTTTGTATGACCTGCCCTATGCAGTTTGAAAAGTCGTCGACACTGGAAGTGATGTTTTCATAGTTAATATCAATACCGTCAATTATGTTATCATCGTCCATGACTTCGTTCTCGTAGTCTAGGATGATCTCTTTGATTGATGATACAGCATTCGTAATCCAGTCTTCATTATTCTGAGGGTTGAATTGATATTCATGGCCATTGCCTCCTATGCTTATTACCACTTTCACTTGCCTATGCAGTTGCTTGAGTTTAGCCACATTTTCTGGGCTAAAGTTCTCAATGCTCCAAGTGCGGTTAAATTCTCCTGTGCCTTTTCCATAAACATACAACTCGGTTGCAAAGCCCAGAATGAAGTGGAATTCTTTGATGTTGTCGTTGATCATGTTTGCAGGAAAATCATCTATATTATCTTCCATGCCAATGTACTCTCGGAAAATGGTAGGCTTCACATCAGCATCGATATCAGAATCTGATGACATTGtgatttaatttctttttgaatGAGTATTTGGTTGGTTGTAGTTGGAATGACCAACTTCTCATGCCATATTATACGCCTGCGAGTCTTTTTTTAATAAGGCTTCTATTAATAAGTCTTCTTGATGTCATGCCATTTTATCACTATGCAATATAAACTATTAAACAAAGCGACTACACAATAACGACGGCAATATGAAAGTTGAAAACTATATTAGCAACATACATGACTAGACAAAAACGAAGGGTGAAGAACGTTCCCAGCTATATGAATAACTTATGCAATATTCTCAACATGACAAATTCTTCTTATGTCATCCTTCATACTTTACTATAAACCCTAAGacgtaattaatattttatagacCAAAGCTTTCAATTTGCTTACGGACAAATTCAGCCCGTCaccacaaaaataaaaaataaaatagaaaactaattattggaaaattaatgtattttaaagtCCATATTCACAATATTCACAAGTGGAAGTTAGGTCAAAATCAGACCAAAACATTATTCTAGCTTTTTAGCTTTTTTTAAGAACAACTTTCAACAGCGGAAGTTCAGTGCTACATCAGTATAGTTTGTTGTGCTGCTGTCCAAGTTATTAAACTTTGCCGcccattatttattttcttcctcTACTTTGTTATTCACTAATTTTGTCCTATAAATAGTTGACTTATTTCTcatgaaataatatatcagaAAAATTATCTTCTTCTCCTCCTTTCTTTGTTCCTGGGCAATATATATTTGAGATTCTCGCTAGTTCTTAAGTTCCTGGTTATTGCAACCAAAAGGTGTTGTTTATTCCTGGGAGTGTTTAGGATAATACCTGGATAAAACTCTTAAGGACAGTGAATCTAATTCACGACTTAGCTCGGTTACTTTCcttaatttattttatggtttcgtTACTGTTGAACTTGTTTTTTTTGCTCTCTGAATCCAACAATCTTGAGaattttatcatttccaatggaGAGCCCTAACCGCAACAACGCTTAAAATTCTAACAACACATTCGGCAGCACTGGTTCTATTCCTGTCTCTGCCATCGGTGCTGCTCCAGGCCCTCATTACGCAAAGCCCTTCCCTGATGTCTCGAAAATCGAAGTCTTTGAAGGCTAACATTTTCGCAAATGGCAAGAAAGGATTTCCTCCACTTTAGACATGCACGGAGTTGATTCCGCACTCATTGATCCGCGGCCGGATTCCCTTGCTGATCCAAAACAGATTTAAAATTGGACATATTTGAACAAGGTATGGCGTCATGTTGTTCTTAGCACTTTACTTAACGAGCTCTTTGATGTGTTATGTTCCTACAAGTTagcaaaggaaatttgggattcCATGATTCTAAAGTATACTTCTGAAGCTATTAGGAGACGTAAATTTATCATAGGAAATCACAACAGGTGGAAAATGACTAAAGATAAGAAAATCATAACTCTAATCAATGAGTATCACAAACTCATTGCAGACTTGAAAAGCGAAAACATAATTTTGCCAGATTAATATGTTGTTGGACTTCTGATTGAAAAACTACCTCAATCAAGGAACGACTACAAACAATAGCTGAAACACAGAAGCAAAGAACTCTCACTTGATGACCTAATCACTCATATCATTATTGAGGACACAAGTCAGAAGGAGATCGCTGGAGCAAGAGCAAAGGCGTTGGCCACTCGTGCTAATCTGATTCAGCAAAAATCAGACAATAAGAGGTACGCAACTAAGAAACCTGATCAAAATATCCATAAATTCACCCCTACCTTCAAAAACAGAGGAACTTCCTTTGTTTATGAAAAGATGGGTCATATTGCTAAATATTGCAGACACCGCCCGAGAAATGGAAAACCTCTTAAACCAAATGTGAATTTGGCAAAAGGGGATGATGTTATTGTTTCTGTAATTTCTCAGGTGAATATGGTTTCTGGTGTGAGGAGTTGGATAGTAGACTCAGGTGCTACTAAGCATATCTCTGGAAATAGAGATGCGTTTACCTCCTACTCTTTTATGGGAGAAGGAGAAGAATAGATATCACTACTAATGAGAACCCAATTAATAATGGTTGGGAAAGATATATAACAACGAGGGCCCAGGAGTTATTATGCAGAGTGTCATCGAATATATGATACTTACTATCACGGCCTAGTAACCGTTGTAATAAACTGGAAAGCGCGCGAAAATTTTAACATATCATTACGATGTATATGAATATGTTGTAAACATGGCGTTGTTGTTTGCGCGTTTTGTAGTAGTGTATACCTTGGTGATTCTCGGACTGCTCCAGTCCATGGTAAAGGGAAAGTTATTCTCAAACTCAAATCTGGAAAGACCCTAGCTTTAAGAGATGTTCTTCATGTCTTGACCATAAGAACAAACTTGATCTCCATTGACCTTTTAGGCAAAGCTGTGATTAAAGTATCCTTTGAATTTGGAAAGATCATTATAACAAAGGATAACATGTTTGTGGGGAATGGATATTTTGATGAAGGTCTATTTGTACTCAATATTGATGAAATCATAAATGGGAATGCATCTTCTTCTGCTTATATGATTGACTCTTTTGATATGTGGCATGCTAGACTAGGTCATGTTAACTTCTCTTATATTCAGAAAATGCAAAACCTAGGCTTAATTAGTAGTTCTAATAAATCATGTAATGACGGTTTCTTAAGGGAGAAgaaatttgtgaagtgcacaattGAAGATGGAGTATATGTAAGAATAAGCAATAGTGAATTTCTTATACTATATCTCTATGTCGATGATTTGTTGATCACAGGTAGCTGCAAAAGTGAGATCGAAGAtttcaaaggtgatcttagcaaggaGTTTGAAATGTATGATTTGGgtgacatttcatatttccttggcatcgaattctacaagattagtagaggcttgatgatgcatcagAGAAGATATGCAAGCGAAATTCCCAAAGGATTAGAGATGGAAGAATGAAACTCAACTTCGACACCTGCAGAACCAAGACTACAAATGTCGAAAGAttcagatgaagatgatgtcgacccaatccaatacaaaatatatattaggtcATTAAGATACCTTTTTCATACAAGGCAtgacttagcatacagtgtaggtatgataagtagattcatACAAAAGCCCAAGCTATCACACCTAGCAGTGACGAATAGGATACTGAGGTATgtgaaaggaactctcgactatggcatttTGTGTCCTCCAGTTgataaaggaaaagaatgcaagctAGTGGGATACACTAATTCGAGTTGGTGAAGTGATGTTAAGGATCAAAAATCCACAGTtggttatgtgtttatgttaGGTAGTGCACTAGTTGCTTGGAGTTCGGGAAAAGAACCAGTAATGGCATTATCATCATACGAAGCAAAGTACATAGCTGCTTCTGtgtgtgcatgtcaagcaacacgGATGGTGAACTTGGCCGAAGAGATAACAGGTAAatatcatggagcaattaccaagAAAATTGacagcatgtcagctatcaacCTGGCAAAGAAtccgatagcacatggtcgaagaaagcacatcgaaatgaggttccattatcttcgagagcgGGTAGCTAAAGGGTTGATGAACTTGAAACACTGCAGAattgagaatcagattgcaggcatcatgacgaagggagtgcATGTCGAagtattcagaagactaagagctatgatgaatatAGATAGCTTAAatacaatgaattaggtggtgtgttgaaagTGTAATTCtttgtgtcgaagcaggttgcTCGACAGATACAAGGAGGTGTCGAAATACCTAGGCAGTTTGCTAGATTAGATTTCAAATTAGGCTTATCttagaattaggttaaattatattTTGAGCTTTTGTAGTTTTGGACTTTATTTGGATTAGGGAGAAAGAtaacctaaaactataaatagggGGTAACCTTTATTATTTGATAACAATTCATTAACAGTATTTTGCAGTTGTAAAGTGAATAAAAGAAGTTTTcatagtttgtgggcagagagttaCTCTGCAAAAACTCTAATCTcttctttaaatttcttttttttttcatccttattgtgatagaaattcatcatagattTTGGTGGATTTCCAAAATTCTTCTGCCTTTAAGCACTTTTGGTGTGAGTCAAAGATCgtcttttaatataataaaatttggtatttttttttatttggagGATTTTAGAGTTTATCTGACAGGTTTTGCGCTTGCAATCTTGTGTTCTCATTctaaaaatatgacatttgagaaaaggtttttacatcaggtataaaaatatatgatgtaaaaaatatttgtcaaaagattttacatcagacatttatTTCCAATGATAGAAAAAATATTGATTTAGAGAAAAATATAACACGGTGGCAGTttggtaaataaaaaaaattgttataaaagACCATTACATCGGGCCAATTTCGCAGTCGATGTAAAAAGTCcaatgattaaaaaataaaaacacggTGGCAGTTTGGTAAATAAAAGGGTTTTTGTTATAAAAAGCCATTATATCGGTCCAATTTTTCAACCGATGTAAAAAGCATTATTCACTCGaatagaaaaaaacaaaacaaccatACCCTTAACCCAAAACAGGAACCCTAGCCCCCATTTCATTGCTGCTAAGAATCGAAAGCAAATCTCACGAATCTCCTCCAGCCAATGACGTTCTCCCACCGGCCAACCTCTTCCGACGAACTTTCATGTTAGAGATACTGATATTCCTCATCCACCTAACCCTCCTCCAGCCGACGGCATTTTCCCACCGGCCAACCTCTTCCGACGAACTTTCGCGT from Vicia villosa cultivar HV-30 ecotype Madison, WI linkage group LG4, Vvil1.0, whole genome shotgun sequence encodes the following:
- the LOC131599604 gene encoding chitinase 2-like produces the protein MSSDSDIDADVKPTIFREYIGMEDNIDDFPANMINDNIKEFHFILGFATELYVYGKGTGEFNRTWSIENFSPENVAKLKQLHRQVKVVISIGGNGHEYQFNPQNNEDWITNAVSSIKEIILDYENEVMDDDNIIDGIDINYENITSSVDDFSNCIGQVIQKLKEDPDVSKSMKIVSIAPTELLQPHYLKLYLVNKDNIDWIDYKFYNQYFSSRDEFVSLFKKLVTDYDTEFKLLAGVSTYTGIPSESQGLIVDGCKYLLSRASLAGVFVLDANASAPAYSLERQLQELLTKE